The Rosa rugosa chromosome 3, drRosRugo1.1, whole genome shotgun sequence sequence tgctacagaagaagcccaactcgatgaacctctggctgcttctgaagaaatgggccgcaacctggcccatctcagagaacgggccactcaggccgaagctagtgctattgcggcgaacctccgcgtggaggaactttgcttgaaattgagctttgcgggccaatctctgtaggccccctcgaaaaccgttcggtctcctcacatgatattaatcccttcttttccgagatttaaggcattaatcactcgttgaaaaacaacggtcgtgaaaaaataatctcgtgaatagaacagttacctcttcGAAAACCGTTCGATCTcttcacatgctattaatccttttaataatagctaactcctcaaaaacggctcctcacatgctgctagtcccttttttaccgagatttggaatcactaatcttgatttactgacatcggttttgaaattgagcttcattcaagggtggggatttgcctgaagtccctataaatagttgtatttcgggaagggaatactcacaacaatttttctgaaatattcaagaaatggcctttcagtccttgcttctttttctccttcttcacaaatcttcccctcatgaaatgacctttagcctctaaattttaggctttatggcgtaatcttaagcctgggttaggcctcatggcgtaatcttaggcaaccccttgtttcttccttctggaattctgcaacaacaatgccaggcttcagattggtttagaaacgcgtgggggctccgagtgtgggatccacgatcatgcgagatcatctttgtcataatcctacacgcggagcgaaacggagaaagggaggacggcaactctgaggttcgtctttcctcctctgtttccttccttctggacccggcccgtgttgtgtcctccagatggaaggggctttggttctcacctcattctccccctttctcttcttgatagaatcttggagggatgagaagggatggactctttgaaggaatgagttcaagccacagaatggctgttcctatacttcacgtccaactaatggtggttaccatggctagagggggtgcagagactcaagctgatattcggttccttcactctctgcccctccaggagataatggcgcggctcaacccggcgttggattccatagctgcttccaattgagggggctcgggggctccattttctttcactggagtctccccttctcatggataatggtgttggccaagctTATATTGGATTCCtctgccgcttccatgtaaagggggcgcgggggctccgttactcctctttttccttccttgaagtctgctcctccttgagataatggcgcggctcaacccggcgttggattccatagctgcttccacttgagaaaagattcagaagatatccgaagattcctgttttgtattgtagccacttttggctttgtaatgaatgtactgcttttggccgcaaagccactttatgaatacaataatattttcttatcctgatatccaaatatccgtgagaagccaataattgtgtctcgcaaggccccaaatataggcccctatagttgtatattgaaaataatatgaacttttaaaatatgctccgcgtcaaaaagagcctcgcggcgagggttttgagaaaatatgtatcttttggatccacttgctggctcccaactcaaaactcttagcgtcaataactccttcttttccgacatttaaggcactaatcactcgttgaaaaacaacagtcgtgaaaaataatctcgtgaaaagaacagttacctccttgaAAACCGTTCgatttccccacatgctattaatcctttaataatagctaactcctcaaaaaccgctcctcacacgctgctagtcccttttttcccgagatttggaatcactaatctcgatttactgacatcgatttgacttctctttgaccgtccatccaagggtggatatttgcatgcctatatcttcctccacattataaacccaaatttccaatcccaaaatcatttcatcaattcgaatatttctaacagcaatctttcttaattactcatcatcatcactcttcaattctcgcattctctcaatccatcaccaatggaaccacaaacccagcaaccaaccgaggatggaggaagcaacaaagcagccgggagtagtgctaacatgctttgtaagcggagcaggtggaatcccactacagatcagataagaattctcaaggagcttttctacaataagggagttaggtccccaactgtagagcaggttgagaggatctatctccagctgaaatggtacggcaagatcgagttcaagaacgtctatttttggttcgtgaaccaaagggctcgggagaagcagaagaagaagtccacttcggatgttcatgtgcccatgcaaagatcagggcttgttggtgatgacagtgttaccaattggaaacatgaggatcaatatattaactttggatcttctgcacctgcttctgcttcttccgctggtgtgatgattgctgttaacgggcagatggggaactatggtggttatggatctatgaacatggagaagagtgctagggattgttcaatctcagctgcagggggaactagttctattttctttgacatgaatgtagaacaaactttcatggaacaaagaggagaagatcaccaggagattgaaaccctttcacTGTTTCCCGTGCATGGTGATGACATCTTtgacaacatgaagactacttccgatgaaggtggcggtcacggtggtggctctcacatttcccttgagctcagcctttcctgtgagggcaaagctggaaaaagtttccagagccgctgactcggcttagaagcttcgcgagtgtaggaacacttaaaattgccccctaagagttgtatttattttattttattttattttttattttattttattattattattatttttttaagccATAATTTTAGAGACAAAAAACTCAacatagacagttgaaagggcatcctaagactcaaaacaaaacaaaaacaagaacaacacataaagtgacgcaacaaacaagaaaaaacgttttggacttagggatatttctcttctccttttggtaactcctttggaatatgaccaggtgaagagaggaacgattttggcggagctcagctcacttgattgacaggggacgagaccctttgtcagcacttctcgtatccaaagTAGACCTTAGACATTACATCCCATTGGATGACCCTActatgaagaagatatttacccaaaattcattttgactctaataataaaaaacaaccaacgaaataaagaacaaagaagaacaaaaaaaaccaaaatatgaATATAAACAAACAATTACTATTGAAGTGTCGctaggctaaatgggcttagtattgtatagtgttgcccccctagtgttgctaagCATAGcaaagaaatgattatgggcctcaaaaacaggccttcataaatgggctttgcgagtgtaggaacactagaattgtcccccatgtcttatgcgaataaACTGTCTACTAAATTAATCCCTTAGTGTTTTGACTCCGCAGTAATTTTTGGATcgtactaattttttttattttatttttatttttattattattatttatatatatatatatatatatatatacagtccggctacactaaggatgtccttagtttttcttaggtacgaatttccggttttcacccactttccgatcaaattttcacatcttaaccgttcagtttttaggtcctaatgtatagatcacctctgcgaaatttcagccaaattggtgatcattaaggcatccaaaaatgcaaattacaacaatgtaaacgaacggttccggttcgacagattcggttcgttcgtgtaaattgcagttttggacgccttaacgatcaccaaattggttgaaattttgcagaggtgatccatacattaggacctaaaaactgaacggttaagatgtgaaaatgtgatcggaaagtgggtgaaaacagtaaatccgttccataagaaaaactaaggacatccatacctgagaaaaatcctatatatatatatatatatatatatatatatatatatatatatatatatatatataagtagctgaattcaataagacaatgtgaatcaaggtttagacatgtggcccaagtatagtcgtctagacacaaattttctttcaaatcctttgggcaaccttactgaaatggccaggtgggggagggcgaacaagagaggcagaatccattttggcatgagctactcccacatagtggtttaggcccatttgcacgcacttctggattcaagaacctgtcatgaacgttgtcccctttctagacaccatttcacataggctatacttactaagatgagaaaggtcataagtgtgaagacagttcaacaattgttaataaaagccgcccttaaccttaagggacctgaactaggcaccaataaggagtttaggccaatattaacaaaagagacttcacctattccgttatgattcacaaccgcTTACCAAAtccaactctttttttttttttttactataaaggtaaaaaactgaaaactgacaggaaattaacaataaagcaaggagctagcagcgacacgtttggctaacctctagaagaccacgggggaggccatctatgcttcattccaagctccgatgtatcaaaatttgtagggtaaaaatccctcctgtgagagcttgtaggaaaagaacaaagatacttctcgttgaagaatttggaagaatttggctcgtgagaggggtaatcttgccccccaagtatctttgttggttgacgaagcatgatcttcatttGCAATtcgggagatgacggtgtcccaagatcggctttgtcgccaactgtcgccatcttctcttgatcaaagggatgatcatgggtcatatcttgccccccatgcatctgatcagtagccacgtatttggcttgatcagtggagaaatcagctatctgttcagagacaatttcattgtcagaaaaacattcttgtggaccgtcttctccatgcacaacctctgtgtaaggctgtgactcaccagtgagacccttaggttgattgccacctataggcaagttagtctcagaaacgacctcttcgcgagcaggttcttgacgttccaattcgccttgtgtttgttgtgcccccAACTCGAGCCTCTTGACTgaaatcgtgaactcatcgagccgtcgacggtcctccgcgagggcttttctcagattctcatggtatgcggtagaattcttttgaaggatatcaagccgctcttctatgctcgcattctctggaatgggaatgggcacatagcaaacaggcatgacttcaggaatttcttttggtaaagattttcctctggcatcccaatgatggtgaacacaaaaagactctggtgtagtcccaccgggtgtgccaaaatgttttgctccaattttgttgcagctggtcaacggtctcttttctgcgcgggcgtgccagcaccgttcgggtgcggtcgtcgggagtgtcccttgacctgacttctttcaagcaattgtagacgaggagagcaccaacctcgtcgtgggattctttgtgccttgtgctggaggactttgtcttgtgttaccaagtcgatactcaacgttgtaggttaagcagagcgaaatcaccaggaagtagagagaacttgctaaagcgtgactttagcttggctgagttgctagggcgttacccttgcttggcaggttccgtaaccgttgtggtcgtggtactacaatcggctcccgaggagactaggaccgaagtgacagagggtttggtggcactgaaagtcggcttctgagaagactaggattaggagtgtgatcaccggtaagagaaagagaaggagaggagtcgctcttagagaggtttgctctagagagaacttagatcatcttagagatgtttgtagagtgaattgtgttgttgtgtttaagtgtttcattgtaacctctatttataggctaccatgccaaggtgtttagcattaaacaaatgatagtggagcattaattagagataaaaaatgatgaattttggagataaggaagcataattggaggtaaagcatgatgaatttcagagataaggagataaggaggcataattggagataaggaatgatgaattttggagataaggaagcactttctgctcctttattccttcaattttatctccatcaagcactcagatttggaccatgacttcttcataagaaatgttccactatgagtgtagatcaccctggtaaaatttcagaactttttatatagtggttgggccgaaaacgctgctggacctcttacaggtccagttttccaagcctctctagacaaggaaattggactgattgtttgaaggccttccactcaaaactagctctagcactcttcataagaaatgatccttgtgCTTtatagatttaatctggaaagtttcagctcatttgaatttcgtttggttagtctgccgcccctccttccttgtttagctcggtttctcctagccgaagtaggaaaatgtgctaaagttgacttttcatgctttcatgcttccatgcttccatagtaggctttatttagcctctaaatatatatttcgaacttgtcgacaatatatagtttgagtcactgacattggctcaatttctccaagacgtgccttgtcaggccaaaatgctcattttgggtccaaacaaacaGTGCTGGTCACTTGTCTTTTGCTTAGCGGCTTGtgccatttatgattttggtatgaGCCAACATCTGGTGTACGTGCCTTCTAGCCATAGATaaataatgaaattatctatttttTAAAAAGTGCAAGTATAAAATGTTTGAAATACATAGTAGAATTAATAACTTTTgtattagacccacttttcgatcacatttccgcAAATCAATCGTTAGATATTGAGATACTTATGTgcagatcatttatgcaatttttcaatgaaattgaaaatcgttaagacattcataatcatggcttataagttataaacatgaacggttcatgtttgacaaatttggttcGTCAATTAATTTGATCTATTTCAATACCTTAACGAATAATAATTTGTAAGGAAATGATTTGCACATAACAATTTGTAACGAATAACAATTTGTATGTACTCATGCATGCATAAAAATCTAATAGTTGATTtataataatataatataaaaaaataggTATTTCAAACTATTCTATTAGATTTATAATAATATAATACCTTTGATAAAAGTAGGTATGCCAAAGTATTGATAAAAGGGCTCCCTATAAAGCCGACCTCTGCCAATACGATCGGCATTTCACTACCTCCGAAAACACTCAAAAATGAACAGACGGATCACAGAGAATGATCGGAACCGCCAAACCGCCGCAACCAGCTCCGCCACCACAATTCCTTACTTACCTGACAACGTCGTCGAAAAAATCCTGTCCTTCCTTCCGATCAATCTAGCGGCCCAGGCGAACACCGTTTCGAAACAATGGGCAGCCCTGTGGCCTTCGTTCCCAGTAATCGATCTCGACGAGGCCGATCCGATCAATTGCGAACTCTATATCGAACCTGGACGTTTCCTCAGCTTCTTGCACCATTCTGTCAGACGATGCGGGGATCAAAAGCGCTTGGACAAGTTGAGGATTCGAGCCAACCTTCGATACGCCTACGTTTTGGTTAGAGAATGGGTTGATTTTGCAATTGATAGGTGTGTCAAAGAGTTAGATCTTCGAAATTTGGGTGAGAATAGGTACTACCTCCTAGCGCATAACGTTTTAACTCTGAAATCTTTAACTAGTCTGAATTTGGAGAATGTGAGAGTGTATGCAAGTTCTGGAATTGATGGTCCTGTTAGCCTACCCTTACTGAAAACCATGTCACTCACGGAGTTGGAAATTTTCGACGATGAGGAGGACTGGGCCATTTGCGCCGTCCCCAGCTTAATTTCGGGGTGTCCTAGCATGGAGCAATTGTCAATTAAGAAATGTAAGCTTGGCTACTCTACCATGGAGCTTGAAATTTCAAGTTACAGTCTCAAATCCTTGGAAATTATGCATTGCCATTGTATGAATTTGGTGGTTACCGCCAAGAATCTCGAGTCTTTTACATTCTATTCGGATTGTACCTGTCCTTACCATAAGACTATGTACTTGTGGGAATGTGATAACTTGAAACATGTGGACATCTCTTGTTTGGGGTTGAAACAGCTTCTACTGCATACATGCCTCAAAACTTTGGAGAACTCGTTTTACACTCCAAATCTAGAGGCTTTTGAGTTTAGCGGATATCTGAAGGCCAAGGTCCATTTTGTGGATGCTCCATCAAAGTTATTAAAGGCTACAATCAGAGTTTGGGAGACCTCATGGCCCATTGAATATTATTCTGCTATGAGAGGTTttcttgaaagtttcaattGCTCCAAAAAAGTGAAGCTACATATTGAGGATGCTGAggtaatatatataaaatctctttttcaattcttttgttGCTGCTTATAGTTCCTAGCCTCTTATTTCTAACATTGCACATAGTCGTAACTTTTAATTTTAACCCAATTGCTTGAATTCCTCATCCTTTGAAACTTAATGAATCTGGACTAGCTTACTCAAAGTAGAAGTGTTTTTGGTTAGTTAGCTTAGCCTTAGCCGGTTAAGTTAGTAAAGAAACCGGAGCATAGAAAGGAATTTTATATTGAAAAGATGTCTTGATTTGATTCAGTTGGTGTTTGAAATTCTGCAAAAGCTAGGTAGGATCCCAAAACCTTCAAATTACCATATCTGACCCAAGACAGAACATGTATGCTGGTATAGGAATGTTGCTTTTTGTTGGTTAATGTGAGGATTTATAAATTGGATTCTCTTAAAATGAAGTTATAATTGAAGAGTGCAATGTGCAATTACATATTTCTTGTGATTTCCATCTTTAATAGTTTGATGTCAATGGCTTGTAGGGTGTCATAATACCAGAACATCGGAGAATGGAATGGTCTTCCCCATTACCTAGTATTAAGCAGCTGCAGCTATACTTTTCTGCTCCATTGGGGGACAGAGAATATTGTTTGAGACCTTCATTGATTTGGATGGCGCCATCTGCTGAGATTCTACCATTTCTagataatgatgatgatgatgaggatgacaatgatgatgactatgatgatgatgatgacaatgATGACGACGATGATG is a genomic window containing:
- the LOC133740670 gene encoding putative FBD-associated F-box protein At5g56700 — translated: MNRRITENDRNRQTAATSSATTIPYLPDNVVEKILSFLPINLAAQANTVSKQWAALWPSFPVIDLDEADPINCELYIEPGRFLSFLHHSVRRCGDQKRLDKLRIRANLRYAYVLVREWVDFAIDRCVKELDLRNLGENRYYLLAHNVLTLKSLTSLNLENVRVYASSGIDGPVSLPLLKTMSLTELEIFDDEEDWAICAVPSLISGCPSMEQLSIKKCKLGYSTMELEISSYSLKSLEIMHCHCMNLVVTAKNLESFTFYSDCTCPYHKTMYLWECDNLKHVDISCLGLKQLLLHTCLKTLENSFYTPNLEAFEFSGYLKAKVHFVDAPSKLLKATIRVWETSWPIEYYSAMRGFLESFNCSKKVKLHIEDAEGVIIPEHRRMEWSSPLPSIKQLQLYFSAPLGDREYCLRPSLIWMAPSAEILPFLDNDDDDEDDNDDDYDDDDDNDDDDDDHNED